The proteins below come from a single Pandoraea apista genomic window:
- a CDS encoding two component system response regulator yields the protein MAGCIGVIVVEDHELLADGLCHLIEQDLGWCVLARVDNGLDVYRACVVHRPALMMLDLGLPGMDGVDVIRQCAQRWPELRIVVNSASDDSERARQSLEAGAAAFVLKSSARETLIHAACQAIRGERFVDPAVFGGMHDPSRMSPTPRPCAVEMPERLLTLRERQVLKLVAEGQRNRDIAQLLSISVKTVETHRLNMMRKLDAHNVADIVNWAHRLRMML from the coding sequence ATGGCGGGGTGTATCGGTGTCATCGTTGTGGAGGATCACGAATTGCTGGCCGACGGTCTGTGTCATCTGATCGAACAGGATCTCGGGTGGTGTGTGCTGGCGAGAGTGGACAACGGACTTGACGTGTACCGGGCCTGCGTAGTGCATCGCCCCGCCCTGATGATGCTCGATCTGGGACTGCCCGGCATGGACGGCGTGGACGTGATCAGGCAGTGCGCCCAGCGCTGGCCGGAACTGCGCATCGTGGTCAACTCCGCGAGCGACGACAGCGAGCGGGCACGTCAGTCGCTGGAAGCCGGCGCAGCGGCCTTCGTGCTCAAGAGCAGCGCCCGCGAGACGTTGATCCATGCGGCTTGTCAGGCGATACGTGGCGAGCGTTTCGTCGACCCGGCAGTGTTCGGTGGTATGCACGACCCGTCGCGCATGTCGCCTACGCCGCGACCGTGCGCCGTCGAGATGCCGGAACGGTTGCTGACGCTGCGTGAGCGTCAGGTGCTCAAACTTGTCGCGGAGGGCCAACGCAACCGTGACATCGCGCAACTGCTTTCGATCAGTGTGAAGACCGTCGAGACGCACCGTCTGAACATGATGCGCAAGCTCGACGCGCACAACGTGGCAGACATCGTGAACTGGGCGCATCGCTTGCGAATGATGTTGTGA